One genomic segment of Vulpes vulpes isolate BD-2025 chromosome 2, VulVul3, whole genome shotgun sequence includes these proteins:
- the TMEM254 gene encoding transmembrane protein 254: MVPAAGAQAHFQRGSLPWFTAIALSFGYYTWVVFWPQSVPYQSLGPLGLFTQYLVDHHHTLLHSGYWLA; encoded by the coding sequence ATGGTGCCGGCGGCCGGCGCCCAGGCGCACTTCCAGAGGGGCAGTCTGCCCTGGTTCACCGCCATCGCCCTGTCCTTCGGGTATTACACGTGGGTTGTCTTCTGGCCTCAGAGTGTCCCTTATCAGAGCCTCGGACCCCTGGGCCTCTTCACTCAGTACTTGGTGGACCATCATCACACCCTCTTGCACAGCGGGTATTGGCTTGCCTAG